A single Pseudomonas putida DNA region contains:
- a CDS encoding efflux RND transporter periplasmic adaptor subunit, with protein sequence MGLGGLLVLGLLTWWLLSGPAHAPRPASPGEPVAAVAVALQDVPVYIDALGTVTPSRSVSVTTQVNGILATVEFTEGQTVRQGQVIARIDDRALKAQLAQARGVLAHDQAVLDNARRDLARFRELIKAGSVSQQTLDTQASSAQQQAGTVAADQGAVQNLEVQVGYCTIVSPVDGVVGLRQVDPGNYVSTTSTTPIAVITQLHPAMVVFAVPEDDLGKIHQAQLKGPVSVLAYDRDKHNLLATGTLLALDNQVDVGTGTVKVKARFDEAGTALFPNQFVNARLKADTLVQVPVVPTRAIQHGSQGDFLFIVQSAKAQLRRVRSGPSSGDVTAILDDGVRQGEQVITEGADKLDDGAAIKVVAQ encoded by the coding sequence ATGGGCCTGGGAGGGCTGTTGGTGCTGGGCCTGCTGACCTGGTGGCTGCTCTCGGGCCCTGCACATGCGCCGCGCCCGGCCAGCCCCGGCGAGCCGGTGGCCGCTGTGGCCGTGGCCCTGCAGGATGTGCCGGTGTACATCGATGCGCTGGGCACGGTGACGCCATCGCGCAGTGTCAGTGTGACCACCCAGGTCAATGGCATCCTGGCCACCGTGGAGTTCACCGAAGGCCAGACGGTGCGCCAGGGCCAGGTCATCGCCCGCATCGACGACCGCGCGCTCAAGGCGCAACTGGCCCAGGCGCGCGGGGTGCTGGCCCATGACCAGGCGGTGCTGGACAATGCCCGCCGCGACCTCGCGCGCTTTCGCGAGTTGATCAAGGCCGGTTCGGTCAGCCAGCAGACCCTCGACACCCAGGCTTCCAGCGCGCAACAACAAGCGGGCACGGTGGCCGCCGACCAGGGCGCGGTGCAGAACCTTGAGGTGCAGGTGGGCTACTGCACCATCGTTTCACCGGTGGATGGCGTGGTGGGCTTGCGCCAGGTCGACCCAGGCAACTATGTCAGCACCACCAGTACCACGCCGATCGCGGTGATCACCCAGCTGCACCCGGCCATGGTGGTGTTCGCCGTGCCGGAGGATGACCTGGGCAAGATCCACCAGGCGCAGCTCAAGGGCCCGGTCAGCGTGCTGGCCTATGACCGCGACAAGCACAACCTGCTGGCCACGGGCACGCTGCTGGCGCTGGATAACCAGGTCGATGTCGGTACCGGCACGGTCAAGGTCAAGGCCCGCTTCGACGAGGCGGGCACGGCGCTGTTCCCCAACCAGTTCGTCAACGCCCGGCTCAAGGCCGATACCCTGGTGCAGGTGCCGGTGGTGCCGACGCGGGCGATCCAGCATGGCAGCCAGGGCGATTTCCTGTTTATCGTGCAGTCTGCCAAGGCGCAGTTGCGCCGGGTGCGCAGCGGGCCCAGCAGCGGTGATGTCACGGCGATCCTCGACGACGGCGTGCGCCAGGGCGAACAGGTGATCACCGAGGGGGCCGACAAGCTCGACGACGGCGCTGCGATCAAGGTGGTGGCGCAATGA